One Aegilops tauschii subsp. strangulata cultivar AL8/78 chromosome 7, Aet v6.0, whole genome shotgun sequence genomic window carries:
- the LOC109755002 gene encoding F-box/kelch-repeat protein At4g19930-like, producing the protein MDDGGATAAGSLLPRDAIFDILTWAPFKSVCRFRCVSKDWLALISGLAFIAQHRSRSGSLLVGSYCIPYDGGLRVMDVEGNVLRTIKGLGAFPSVASSVGNLVSVHCTEAPGVRLVDVTTGKVLLTSPTLGSSKLHAVSLGRAAVSNSCKAIRITESFSYNGEYGVVQSQQTCEVLTLGHDDSEWRQAPSPPALVRMHNFIGSTAAVNGAMHFLSQQEPVGNSVLCFDLESEEWGKTIEGPLKEDTELWGQTGLIHITQLKDTLCMIQTEKHKAEQRTNIWLLVDADNSVWMKAYAIPMPMSVDMVQPLMIMADGVKLLTDYHTRRSLVPVLRVYDPSTGIFTDAVKLPENTFGRVCLCDLHLHCFGAGKI; encoded by the coding sequence ATGGACGACGGCGGCGCCACCGCTGCAGGCTCGTTGTTGCCGAGGGATGCCATCTTCGACATCCTCACCTGGGCGCCGTTCAAGTCCGTGTGCCGCTTCCGTTGCGTGTCCAAGGATTGGCTTGCCCTCATCTCCGGCCTGGCCTTCATCGCCCAGCACAGGTCACGCTCGGGGTCGCTCCTCGTCGGCAGCTACTGCATCCCCTACGACGGCGGCCTGCGGGTCATGGACGTGGAGGGCAACGTCTTGAGGACGATCAAAGGCTTAGGCGCCTTCCCTTCCGTCGCCTCGAGTGTCGGCAACCTAGTCAGCGTCCACTGCACCGAAGCCCCCGGCGTCCGCTTGGTCGATGTCACCACCGGTAAGGTGCTCCTGACCAGCCCAACATTGGGAAGCAGCAAGCTCCATGCCGTCAGCCTTGGCCGCGCCGCCGTCTCCAACTCGTGCAAAGCCATCCGCATAACCGAAAGCTTCTCGTACAATGGTGAATATGGTGTTGTTCAATCCCAGCAGACATGCGAGGTTCTCACGTTAGGGCATGACGATAGTGAGTGGAGGCAGGCACCATCGCCCCCAGCCCTTGTCCGCATGCACAATTTCATAGGCTCCACTGCCGCTGTCAATGGTGCCATGCACTTCCTCTCTCAGCAAGAGCCTGTAGGCAACAGTGTTCTTTGTTTCGACCTCGAGAGCGAAGAGTGGGGGAAGACAATCGAAGGCCCATTGAAAGAAGACACTGAGCTATGGGGCCAGACCGGGCTAATCCACATAACACAGCTCAAGGATACCCTGTGCATGATCCAGACGGAGAAACACAAGGCTGAACAGCGCACCAACATATGGCTCCTAGTTGATGCGGACAATAGCGTATGGATGAAGGCGTATGCGATTCCGATGCCCATGTCTGTTGATATGGTCCAACCATTGATGATAATGGCGGATGGTGTAAAATTGCTGACAGACTACCATACTAGACGCTCGTTGGTTCCTGTGTTGCGAGTGTACGATCCCTCTACCGGGATATTCACGGATGCGGTCAAGCTGCCGGAAAACACCTTTGGCAGAGTCTGTCTTTGTGACTTGCACTTGCATTGCTTTGGTGCCGGCAAGATCTAA
- the LOC109754973 gene encoding disease resistance protein Pik-2-like, with product MAAPLSDDEIRLMVEQGVHRPLEETMRKLQSAVPDALRAKGKGLPTLKQLEWADDTERSATRVAQDMELEGMKHIIKLSYNDLPPHLKPCLLYLSIFPDNHEIEIERLARRLTAEGFISECCYRDMEETATDYINELIDRNLIQPSRLNHDGTHRSCVVHPVIHDFIVSMSMEDNFVTLVHAQQKFAPRGYRTIRHLSLLNSGKYDQAAAQIDGAKISRARSITVFSHTGGMPRLNYLSVLRVLDLEDCEGPLCLDGLCGLLLLRYLNLKGTDVSKLPAKIGELRCLETLDVRSTKVKELPPSILKLEKLKHLLAGNARLPTGIGKLKSVLTVSCRNIGKSTDVDILQELDEMASLSELELFCNFTQISGDKRQVTFPSDGFKSLRKLSIRCNSPSVTFMTGALSKVRVLELKLEQCVSEKSRGVSGIEHLPHLKRMLMEFSQHDAGAAAAMAVVRKVVETVHPSCEVITVNADNY from the exons ATGGCCGCGCCATTGAGCGACGATGAGATCCGGTTGATGGTGGAGCAAGGCGTGCATCGACCCCTGGAGGAGACCATGAGGAAGCTGCAGTCCGCGGTGCCGGACGCGCTGCGGGCCAAGGGAAAGGGGCTCCCCACGCTCAAGCAGCTCGAGTGGGCGGACGACACCGAGCGGAGTGCCACGCGCGTCGCCCAGGACATGG AGCTAGAAGGGATGAAACATATCATCAAACTTAGCTACAACGATCTTCCTCCTCATCTCAAGCCATGCCTATTGTATCTGAGCATATTTCCTGACAACCATGAGATCGAAATAGAGCGTCTTGCGAGGCGATTAACTGCAGAAGGGTTCATCAGTGAATGCTGTTACAGAGATATGGAGGAAACAGCGACAGACTACATAAATGAGCTCATTGACAGAAACTTAATCCAGCCATCACGGCTGAACCATGATGGCACTCATCGGAGCTGCGTTGTTCATCCAGTAATACATGATTTCATCGTGTCCATGTCCATGGAAGATAATTTTGTTACTCTGGTACATGCTCAACAGAAATTTGCCCCACGTGGCTATCGCACCATCCGACATCTGTCCTTGTTGAACAGTGGTAAATATGACCAGGCTGCTGCACAAATCGATGGGGCGAAAATTTCTCGTGCTCGCTCCATCACCGTATTTTCTCACACCGGGGGCATGCCTCGTCTGAATTATCTCAGTGTGCTGCGAGTTCTGGACCTCGAAGACTGTGAAGGTCCACTGTGCCTCGATGGTCTCTGCGGATTGCTGCTTCTGAGGTACTTGAACCTCAAGGGAACAGATGTCAGCAAGCTCCCAGCAAAGATTGGGGAGCTAAGATGCCTAGAGACACTGGATGTGAGATCCACAAAGGTAAAAGAGCTACCTCCCAGCATTCTCAAGCTGGAAAAGCTAAAGCATTTGCTTGCTGGGAATGCAAGGCTGCCGACGGGGATAGGCAAGTTGAAGTCAGTGCTGACAGTTTCGTGCAGAAATATCGGGAAGAGCACCGATGTGGATATCCTTCAAGAGCTCGATGAAATGGCAAGCTTGAGTGAACTAGAACTATTTTGTAATTTTACACAGATTTCTGGGGATAAGAGACAAGTCACGTTTCCGAGTGACGGATTTAAGAGTCTTAGGAAGCTTTCCATtcgatgcaactcgccatcagtGACCTTCATGACCGGCGCTCTATCGAAGGTTCGAGTGCTTGAGCTGAAGTTGGAACAATGCGTTTCGGAGAAGTCAAGAGGTGTGTCTGGCATAGAGCATCTGCCGCATCTGAAGCGCATGCTCATGGAGTTTTCGCAGCATGATGCGGGTGCTGCAGCAGCAATGGCTGTAGTCAGGAAGGTTGTTGAGACAGTCCACCCAAGCTGTGAAGTGATCACCGTAAACGCTGATAACTACTAG
- the LOC109754993 gene encoding F-box/kelch-repeat protein At2g43270-like has product MATSLPNDVISEILSWLPVKSACWLRSVSKGWHALVSNPSFLAAHKAHNEPHLLLVASPYLGGSKGRRELQLVDLDGNIVRVVEAVGNPWRICSGPDGPVCATRHGSVLNLIDLATGMLMTSTEMGSQERYIDAMGFGYATPSGAPKVVRLTNVCEVVTVEDGARWRRVESHPADLSYYENSVVTIDGVMYFLYSLENEERVLCFDL; this is encoded by the coding sequence ATGGCAACGTCGCTACCGAACGACGTCATCTCGGAGATACTCTCCTGGTTGCCGGTTAAGTCGGCATGCTGGCTCCGGTCCGTGTCCAAGGGGTGGCACGCACTCGTCTCCAACCCTTCGTTCCTTGCGGCGCACAAAGCCCACAACGAGCCGCATCTCCTCCTCGTCGCCAGCCCTTACCTCGGTGGATCAAAAGGACGCCGAGAGCTGCAGCTAGTGGACTTGGACGGCAACATCGTGAGGGTGGTCGAGGCCGTAGGTAACCCTTGGAGGATCTGCTCCGGCCCCGATGGCCCTGTCTGCGCCACACGCCATGGAAGCGTCCTCAACCTAATTGATCTGGCCACCGGCATGCTGATGACTTCCACAGAGATGGGCAGTCAAGAGCGCTATATCGATGCCATGGGTTTCGGTTATGCCACTCCGTCAGGCGCCCCCAAGGTGGTCCGCCTCACAAATGTATGCGAGGTTGTGACGGTAGAAGATGGCGCACGATGGAGGCGAGTGGAATCACACCCAGCTGATCTAAGCTATTACGAGAATTCTGTGGTCACAATAGATGGTGTCATGTACTTCCTTTACAGCTTGGAGAACGAGGAGCGTGTACTCTGCTTTGACCTGTAG
- the LOC109754983 gene encoding F-box/kelch-repeat protein At3g23880-like yields the protein MPTSLPNDVISEILSWLPVKSACRFRCVSRGWRMLLSDPAFMTTHQARNDPHLLLVSNSFHGLAGEGLSDLRLVDMDGRILRVVEAAGDLWTIFSGPDGPVCATRHYKVLNLIDMTTGIVLRTCTWMDYGDYTFGIGYAARSSMYKMVCIMNSTLGQHTCTVLTLEDDEARIWRKVQSPPTTADGRCHQNCVATIDGAVYFLYGSANEVLCFDLESEEWKGTIKGPARSGGELPQKFRMVELDGALCIVHLVGRQTSRRHTTIWLMSDSARGTWVKMYTIPMLPSMDFVRPLRMIRRDGKLLFYCFHFGEATPSLELYDPFNGTCTHLAKHPRNLLGDVGVWGLHLKCFVSAKISPVATPDESLISFIKDLFDKPKPHESLISFIKDFFE from the coding sequence ATGCCGACGTCTCTACCAAACGACGTCATCTCCGAGATACTCTCCTGGTTGCCGGTGAAGTCGGCATGCCGATTCCGATGCGTATCCAGGGGGTGGCGCATGCTCCTCTCCGACCCTGCGTTCATGACAACGCATCAAGCCCGCAACGATCCGCATCTCCTCCTTGTCTCCAACTCTTTCCATGGTCTAGCCGGCGAAGGACTCAGCGACCTGCGGCTGGTGGACATGGACGGCCGCATCCTGAGGGTGGTCGAGGCCGCAGGTGACCTCTGGACCATCTTCTCTGGCCCCGACGGCCCTGTCTGCGCCACCCGCCATTATAAAGTCCTCAACCTGATCGATATGACGACAGGAATTGTGCTGAGGACTTGCACATGGATGGACTATGGAGACTATACCTTTGGCATCGGCTATGCCGCCCGGTCAAGTATGTACAAGATGGTCTGTATCATGAATAGTACACTTGGTCAGCACACATGCACGGTTCTTACATTAGAAGATGATGAAGCCAGAATATGGAGGAAGGTCCAGTCACCGCCAACTACAGCCGACGGTCGTTGTCACCAGAATTGTGTGGCGACGATAGATGGTGCCGTCTACTTCCTTTATGGCTCGGCGAACGAGGTGCTCTGCTTTGACCTCGAGAGCGAGGAGTGGAAGGGGACAATCAAAGGCCCAGCTAGATCAGGTGGTGAGTTACCACAGAAGTTTCGTATGGTTGAGCTCGATGGTGCCCTTTGCATTGTTCACTTGGTGGGGCGCCAGACTAGCCGTCGTCACACAACCATATGGCTCATGTCTGATTCCGCCAGGGGCACCTGGGTCAAGATGTACACGATCCCGATGCTTCCATCCATGGATTTCGTGAGGCCTTTGAGGATGATACGTCGTGATGGGAAGCTATTGTTCTATTGCTTCCATTTTGGCGAGGCAACTCCATCGCTGGAGCTCTATGATCCGTTCAATGGGACATGCACACACTTGGCGAAGCATCCACGTAACCTCTTGGGTGATGTTGGTGTTTGGGGCTTGCACTTGAAGTGTTTTGTCTCAGCCAAGATCTCGCCGGTGGCTACACCAGATGAATCCTTGATCTCTTTTATAAAGGATCTTTTTGACAAACCAAAACCACACGAATCCTTGATCTCTTTTATAAAGGATTTTTTTGAGTAG